A single region of the Anaerococcus urinomassiliensis genome encodes:
- a CDS encoding Cof-type HAD-IIB family hydrolase: MIKLFAIDMDGTLLNSQGKLSPDTKDALQKLNESGVKSVLCSGRVATSIEYFNGLLQLDNPVIANNGAIVKINKEKVLFAHPLEDQHLKELIDFCTEHKCIYHFYDEDTFYSNSLNQKGINHLLIENDYGINVQCYLNISDDPYQRLKERNKEAYKILVGNLKDHPYGEEKIVEIFNDRFGRDLYITSSGMSSIEIMEIGVNKWTGILELADFLGISKEEIAAIGDSHNDIPMIEGAELSFAMGNANQELKDFAKYTVSDNNNAGIADAVDKILKYNKENPSV; encoded by the coding sequence ATGATTAAGTTATTTGCGATAGATATGGATGGCACCCTCTTAAATAGCCAGGGTAAACTTAGCCCAGATACAAAAGATGCCCTACAAAAGCTAAATGAGAGCGGAGTAAAGTCAGTGCTTTGTTCAGGAAGGGTGGCAACATCAATTGAGTATTTTAATGGGCTACTTCAGCTTGATAACCCAGTTATAGCCAACAATGGAGCTATAGTAAAGATAAATAAAGAAAAAGTATTATTTGCACATCCGCTAGAAGACCAACATTTAAAGGAGCTGATTGATTTTTGTACTGAGCATAAGTGCATATATCATTTCTACGATGAGGATACATTTTATTCAAACAGCTTAAACCAAAAAGGCATTAATCATCTTTTGATAGAAAATGATTATGGCATAAATGTCCAGTGCTATTTAAATATTTCTGATGATCCCTACCAAAGATTAAAAGAAAGAAACAAAGAAGCCTATAAAATCCTTGTAGGAAATCTCAAAGATCATCCTTATGGAGAAGAAAAAATTGTAGAGATTTTCAATGATAGATTTGGCAGAGATCTTTATATTACATCATCGGGTATGAGTAGTATCGAGATTATGGAAATTGGTGTAAATAAATGGACTGGAATCTTAGAGCTGGCAGACTTTTTGGGTATAAGTAAGGAAGAAATTGCTGCAATAGGCGATTCTCATAATGATATCCCAATGATAGAAGGAGCAGAACTTTCATTTGCTATGGGAAATGCTAACCAAGAATTGAAAGATTTTGCAAAATATACTGTATCTGACAACAATAATGCTGGGATTGCTGATGCAGTAGATAAGATACTTAAATATAATAAGGAAAACCCAAGTGTTTAA
- a CDS encoding tRNA (cytidine(34)-2'-O)-methyltransferase translates to MFNIVLLAPEYPGNVGNIGRTCVLTKSKLHLVRPFKFDLSDKSLKKAGIDYWDRLDLTIHDSIEEFLEFIKDNNFYLVETGTDKVYSDVDFKDGNYLIFGREREGIDKDLLDKYYERIITIPMTKEIDRSLNLANSVSIVLYEALRQNKFNF, encoded by the coding sequence GTGTTTAATATAGTACTTTTAGCCCCGGAATATCCTGGCAATGTCGGAAATATTGGTAGAACTTGTGTCCTTACTAAATCGAAATTACACTTGGTAAGACCATTCAAATTTGACCTGTCTGATAAGTCCCTTAAAAAAGCAGGAATTGACTATTGGGATAGACTAGATTTGACCATACATGATTCTATAGAAGAATTTTTGGAATTTATTAAGGATAATAACTTCTACCTAGTGGAAACAGGAACAGATAAAGTTTATTCTGATGTAGACTTTAAAGACGGAAATTATCTAATATTTGGCAGAGAAAGAGAAGGTATTGATAAAGATTTATTAGACAAATATTATGAGAGAATAATTACTATACCTATGACAAAAGAGATTGATAGGTCTCTTAATCTAGCAAATTCGGTATCAATTGTCCTATATGAGGCACTTAGACAAAATAAATTTAATTTTTAG
- the trxB gene encoding thioredoxin-disulfide reductase: protein MYDVIILGAGPAGLTAGLYAGRSKLKTLIIERAIPGGQIATTAFVENYPGSIEEASGMGLSDRMYEQAKEFCEFKTANVTKVELEGKVKKVYTEDGESIEAKVIIISTGASHRKLEVKGEDEFANRGVSYCATCDGPFFTGLDIFVVGGGDSALEEALYLTKFAKSVSIIHRRDEFRASQVVVDKVKENEKIKLVLDSVVREIKGEKDATSIIVENVKTNEISELKSEDNGPIGVFIFVGYIPQTDIFQGIIDMDHGYIKTDDDMKTEIEGVFAVGDTRVKSVRQMVTAAGDGCIAAVVANRYLEGQAW, encoded by the coding sequence ATGTACGATGTAATAATATTGGGAGCAGGTCCAGCAGGACTTACAGCAGGACTATACGCTGGTAGATCAAAGCTTAAAACTTTAATAATAGAAAGGGCGATTCCAGGTGGTCAAATTGCAACAACTGCCTTTGTAGAAAATTACCCAGGTTCCATAGAAGAAGCTTCCGGAATGGGTCTTTCTGATAGGATGTATGAACAAGCAAAGGAATTTTGTGAATTTAAAACGGCAAATGTCACAAAGGTAGAACTTGAAGGTAAGGTTAAGAAAGTTTACACAGAAGATGGTGAGTCAATAGAAGCAAAGGTTATTATAATTTCTACAGGTGCAAGCCATAGGAAACTTGAAGTCAAGGGAGAAGACGAATTTGCTAATAGGGGAGTATCCTATTGTGCAACTTGTGATGGACCATTTTTTACAGGACTTGATATATTTGTAGTAGGTGGAGGAGATAGCGCCCTCGAAGAAGCCCTATACTTAACAAAATTTGCCAAATCTGTAAGTATTATCCATAGACGTGACGAATTTAGGGCAAGCCAAGTGGTTGTAGATAAAGTTAAAGAAAACGAAAAAATAAAACTTGTACTAGATTCTGTTGTAAGGGAAATCAAGGGTGAAAAGGATGCCACATCGATAATTGTTGAAAATGTAAAAACTAATGAAATTTCTGAACTAAAAAGTGAGGATAATGGTCCAATTGGGGTATTTATATTTGTAGGGTATATTCCACAAACAGATATATTCCAGGGTATTATCGACATGGATCATGGCTATATAAAAACCGATGACGATATGAAAACAGAAATCGAAGGTGTTTTTGCAGTCGGTGATACTAGAGTTAAGAGTGTAAGGCAGATGGTTACAGCAGCTGGTGATGGATGTATAGCAGCAGTAGTAGCAAATAGGTATTTGGAAGGTCAAGCTTGGTAA
- the gap gene encoding type I glyceraldehyde-3-phosphate dehydrogenase → MTTKVAINGFGRIGRLTLRRIAKVEDDIEVVAINDLIDKHGLAYAFKYDTAQGRFDGDFEETEDGFKVNGKDIKIFAERNPEDLPWEELGVDVVLECTGFFTEKEKAEAHIKAGAKKVLISAPGKGDMKTIVYGVNHEILDGSETVVSAASCTTNCLAPMVNVLAKEFGFVTGQMSTIHAYTATQAIQDTPATKKDLRGGRAAAQNTIPASTGAAKAVGKVLPEVEGKIDGTALRVPTITGSVTELYSILEKKVTVEEVNEAMKKYSSDAFAYETEDVVSSDIIGYPAGSVFDSQLTKVVENGDTQIVKTVAWYDNEAGYVSNLVRTLDYLAKL, encoded by the coding sequence ATGACAACTAAAGTAGCAATTAATGGATTTGGTAGAATCGGACGTTTAACACTAAGAAGAATAGCAAAAGTAGAAGATGATATCGAAGTAGTAGCTATCAACGACCTTATTGACAAACACGGCCTTGCTTATGCTTTTAAATATGATACAGCACAAGGAAGATTTGACGGTGATTTTGAAGAAACAGAAGATGGTTTCAAAGTAAATGGTAAAGACATCAAAATCTTTGCTGAAAGAAACCCAGAAGACCTACCATGGGAAGAACTAGGAGTAGATGTTGTACTTGAATGTACAGGATTCTTCACAGAAAAGGAAAAAGCAGAAGCACACATTAAAGCAGGTGCTAAAAAAGTTCTAATTTCTGCTCCTGGTAAAGGTGACATGAAAACTATCGTTTACGGTGTAAACCATGAAATCCTTGATGGTTCAGAAACAGTAGTATCAGCAGCAAGCTGTACAACAAACTGCCTTGCACCAATGGTAAATGTACTAGCAAAAGAATTTGGATTTGTTACAGGACAAATGTCAACAATCCACGCATACACAGCAACACAAGCTATCCAAGATACACCAGCAACTAAAAAAGACCTTAGAGGTGGACGTGCAGCTGCACAAAACACAATCCCAGCTTCAACAGGTGCTGCTAAAGCAGTAGGTAAAGTACTACCAGAAGTTGAAGGTAAAATTGATGGTACAGCTCTAAGAGTTCCTACAATTACAGGATCTGTTACAGAACTTTACTCAATTCTTGAGAAAAAAGTTACTGTAGAAGAAGTTAATGAAGCAATGAAAAAATACTCATCTGATGCATTTGCTTATGAAACTGAAGATGTTGTATCTAGCGATATAATCGGCTACCCAGCAGGATCTGTTTTTGATTCACAACTTACAAAAGTTGTTGAAAATGGCGACACACAAATCGTTAAAACAGTAGCTTGGTATGATAACGAAGCAGGTTACGTATCTAACCTAGTAAGAACACTTGATTATTTAGCTAAACTTTAA
- a CDS encoding phosphoglycerate kinase yields the protein MNKKTVKDLDVKGKKVLVRVDFNVPLSKENRGEIADDTRIKAALPTIDYLLENDAKVILMSHLGRPKGEANPDFALKPVAEWLENHYGAKFHFLPSPEVVDDKVKEEVENLKEGELALLENTRYVGGETKNDEEFSKKLASLADLYVNDAFGTSHRAHSSNVGVASILPSAVGFLIEKEIDVMGKALEDPEKPFVSILGGAKVSDKIGVIENLLTKVDTILIGGGMAYTFLKAQGKEIGKSLLEEDKMDLSLNLLERAKENGVEILLPVDVVIADEIAPGVETQIVDIDRIPADKEALDIGPKTAELFAEKIKAAKTVVWNGPMGVFEIKEFSNGTNEVAKALSEADATTIVGGGDSALAIEMAGLKDKITHVSTGGGASLEFLEGKDLPGISAIEDK from the coding sequence ATGAACAAAAAAACTGTAAAAGATTTAGATGTTAAGGGAAAGAAGGTTCTAGTCAGAGTTGATTTCAATGTCCCTCTTTCAAAAGAGAACAGGGGCGAAATTGCTGATGATACAAGAATTAAGGCAGCTCTTCCTACAATCGATTACTTATTAGAAAATGATGCTAAAGTTATCTTGATGAGTCACTTGGGTAGACCAAAGGGAGAAGCAAATCCAGATTTTGCCCTAAAACCAGTTGCAGAGTGGTTAGAAAATCACTATGGTGCCAAATTCCACTTTTTACCAAGTCCTGAAGTAGTAGATGATAAGGTAAAAGAAGAAGTAGAAAACCTTAAAGAAGGTGAACTTGCTTTACTAGAAAATACAAGATATGTTGGTGGCGAAACTAAAAATGATGAAGAATTTTCAAAGAAATTAGCTTCACTTGCTGACCTTTATGTAAATGATGCCTTTGGTACAAGCCACAGAGCACACTCTTCAAACGTTGGTGTTGCAAGTATTCTTCCTTCAGCAGTAGGTTTCTTGATTGAAAAAGAAATAGATGTAATGGGCAAGGCTTTAGAAGACCCAGAAAAACCATTTGTATCAATCCTTGGTGGTGCAAAGGTATCTGATAAGATTGGTGTTATTGAAAATCTACTTACAAAAGTTGATACTATCCTAATCGGTGGTGGTATGGCTTATACTTTCCTAAAAGCACAAGGCAAGGAAATCGGCAAATCTCTTCTAGAAGAAGACAAAATGGATCTTTCTCTTAATCTACTAGAAAGAGCTAAAGAAAACGGAGTAGAAATCTTACTTCCAGTTGACGTAGTAATTGCAGATGAGATTGCTCCTGGAGTAGAAACTCAAATAGTTGACATAGATAGGATTCCTGCTGACAAAGAAGCTCTAGACATCGGACCAAAAACTGCAGAATTATTTGCTGAAAAAATCAAAGCAGCAAAAACAGTTGTTTGGAATGGACCAATGGGAGTATTTGAAATCAAAGAATTCTCAAATGGAACCAATGAAGTTGCAAAAGCTTTATCTGAAGCTGATGCTACAACAATAGTTGGTGGTGGAGACTCTGCTCTTGCTATTGAAATGGCTGGACTAAAAGATAAGATCACCCATGTTTCTACAGGTGGTGGAGCAAGCTTAGAGTTCCTAGAAGGAAAAGACCTTCCAGGTATTTCTGCAATCGAAGATAAGTAA
- the tpiA gene encoding triose-phosphate isomerase, translated as MRKPVIVGNWKMNKTVTEAKELLEAIKNADLDSEVEAGVCVPAIDLCAASKILDGTDIKFGGQNMYFEESGAFTGEISPLMLKDINADYVILGHSERRDIFGECDDLINEKVLSAFDHQLTPILCCGESLEEREANKQEEKVKSQIGANLKDVSEDDVKKLIIAYEPIWAIGTGKTASADDAEAMCAFIRNLIAELYSKETAEAVRIQYGGSVKPANVKELMAKENIDGALVGGASLKAEDFAALVNHRK; from the coding sequence ATGCGTAAACCAGTAATCGTTGGAAATTGGAAGATGAACAAAACTGTAACAGAAGCAAAAGAGCTACTAGAGGCAATAAAAAATGCTGACCTTGATAGCGAAGTAGAAGCAGGAGTTTGTGTACCAGCAATAGACTTATGTGCTGCATCTAAAATTCTAGATGGAACTGATATAAAATTTGGTGGCCAAAATATGTACTTTGAAGAATCAGGTGCATTTACAGGAGAAATATCTCCACTGATGCTAAAAGATATCAATGCTGATTACGTAATTTTAGGTCACTCTGAGCGCCGCGATATATTTGGAGAATGCGATGACCTTATAAATGAGAAAGTTCTATCTGCTTTTGACCACCAGCTAACACCAATTCTTTGCTGTGGCGAATCTCTAGAAGAAAGAGAAGCTAACAAACAAGAAGAAAAGGTAAAATCACAAATTGGAGCAAATCTTAAAGATGTAAGCGAAGATGATGTTAAGAAATTAATCATCGCTTATGAACCAATTTGGGCAATAGGTACAGGAAAAACAGCATCAGCTGATGATGCAGAAGCAATGTGTGCATTTATTAGAAATCTAATTGCAGAACTTTATTCTAAAGAAACAGCAGAGGCAGTTCGCATTCAATATGGTGGATCTGTAAAACCAGCAAATGTTAAAGAACTAATGGCAAAAGAAAATATTGACGGTGCCCTAGTAGGTGGAGCAAGCCTAAAAGCAGAAGATTTTGCTGCCCTAGTAAATCACAGAAAATAA
- the eno gene encoding phosphopyruvate hydratase, whose amino-acid sequence MSLITSVYARQILDSRGNPTVEVEVETELGAFGRASVPSGASTGEWEAVELRDGDDSYYLGKSVQQAVENVNEKIADELVFVYDVTDQVGIDQAMIELDGTKNKGNLGANAILGVSLAVAKAAADESGLPLYAYLGGPNAKLLPTPMMNILNGGEHADNSVDIQEFMIFPLGADTFSHALQMGTEVFHNLKKVLKDKGYNTAVGDEGGFAPNLKSNEEALQIIVEAIEKAGYVPGKDVFIAMDCASSEFYNKEDGKYHLEGEGTVYSEDEMIDWLESLVEKYPIVSIEDGLDENDWEGWAKLTERLGNKVQLVGDDLFVTNTEKLEKGIKENVANSILIKVNQIGSLTETLNAIEMAKQAGYTAVVSHRSGETEDVTIADLVVAVNAGQIKTGAPSRTDRVAKYNQLLRIEDELWTNAEFKGLKAFYNLKDRFND is encoded by the coding sequence ATGAGCTTAATTACAAGTGTATATGCAAGACAAATCTTAGACTCAAGAGGAAACCCAACAGTAGAAGTTGAAGTAGAAACAGAACTTGGAGCTTTTGGTCGTGCTTCTGTACCAAGTGGTGCATCAACAGGTGAATGGGAAGCTGTTGAACTTCGTGATGGAGATGATAGCTACTATTTAGGCAAATCTGTTCAACAAGCAGTAGAAAATGTTAACGAAAAAATTGCTGATGAATTAGTATTTGTTTACGATGTAACAGATCAAGTTGGTATTGACCAAGCTATGATCGAACTTGATGGAACAAAGAATAAGGGTAATCTTGGAGCAAATGCTATCCTTGGTGTATCTCTTGCCGTAGCAAAAGCTGCAGCAGATGAATCTGGTCTCCCACTATATGCATATCTAGGTGGACCAAATGCAAAACTTCTTCCAACACCAATGATGAACATATTAAACGGTGGAGAACACGCAGATAACTCTGTAGATATTCAAGAGTTTATGATATTCCCACTAGGCGCTGATACATTCTCACATGCCCTACAAATGGGTACAGAAGTATTCCACAACCTCAAAAAAGTACTAAAAGATAAAGGTTACAATACAGCTGTAGGTGATGAAGGTGGATTCGCACCAAACCTAAAATCAAACGAAGAAGCTCTACAAATAATCGTTGAAGCTATAGAAAAAGCAGGATATGTTCCAGGAAAAGATGTATTTATAGCTATGGACTGCGCTTCAAGTGAGTTCTACAACAAAGAAGATGGAAAATACCACCTAGAAGGTGAAGGAACAGTTTACTCAGAAGATGAAATGATCGACTGGCTAGAAAGTCTAGTAGAAAAATATCCAATCGTATCTATCGAAGACGGGCTAGACGAAAACGACTGGGAAGGTTGGGCAAAACTTACAGAAAGACTTGGCAACAAAGTACAACTTGTAGGTGACGACCTATTTGTAACAAATACAGAAAAACTTGAAAAAGGTATCAAAGAAAATGTAGCAAACTCAATTCTAATCAAAGTAAACCAAATCGGTTCCCTTACAGAAACACTAAATGCAATTGAAATGGCAAAACAAGCTGGATACACTGCAGTAGTTTCTCACAGATCTGGTGAAACTGAAGACGTTACAATTGCTGATCTTGTAGTAGCTGTAAATGCTGGACAAATCAAAACAGGTGCACCTTCAAGAACAGATCGTGTTGCAAAATACAATCAACTATTAAGAATTGAAGATGAACTTTGGACAAATGCAGAATTTAAAGGTCTAAAAGCATTCTATAACCTAAAAGATAGATTCAATGACTAA
- the secG gene encoding preprotein translocase subunit SecG: MENFLAVVLMIASLIVIVAVTMQDPKTDGLGTLAGQETNVFGRSAHKTKNEMLDKVVVAGGVLLFLASIIFLIVM; this comes from the coding sequence ATGGAAAACTTTTTAGCAGTTGTTTTGATGATTGCATCGCTAATAGTTATAGTAGCTGTAACAATGCAAGATCCAAAAACTGATGGTTTGGGAACACTAGCTGGCCAAGAAACTAACGTATTTGGTAGAAGTGCTCACAAAACAAAAAACGAAATGTTAGATAAAGTAGTTGTTGCTGGTGGAGTTTTACTTTTCCTAGCAAGTATAATATTTCTAATAGTAATGTAG
- the rnr gene encoding ribonuclease R — protein MNLRDLILNIVYDEDYNPITIQELAAYMKADKYTKGVVYDEVKKLEKDNKIHISHKKRILPISDEELSLIGTISLAQGGYGFFISENKDMNDVFISKDNLGDAFDGDKVKIEITKEASKGKNAEGRVIDIIERGKTKIVGTFQESKGFGFVVADNKSIGKDIYIEKKYTKNAKNKDKVIAEIINFPKKGNPEGRIVEIIGHKNDKNVDIYSIVAQHGIPYQFSKDAKKEVLYVDTEVKEEDTRAREDFRDLFTVTIDGRDSKDFDDAISIEKNGDKYDLYVHIADVAHYVKRGTAIDRDAYDRGNSTYLYNVVIPMLPVELSNGICSLNPNVDRLSISLKMTIDGKGNVIANDFYESVINSDYRLVYDDVNAFLDDGDDEIYDDDYLKEKLSLFDELHKILRQKREDRGAIDFNFRESQIDTTDDGKVLNISVHERGTGNKMIEEFMLVANETVATLFGYMDFPFIYRVHEKPSEEKLDNFKRALNTMGYNIRGSELHPKDFQKILEDVKGEDEESIINLLMLRTMQKAKYSKKRDIHFGLSTEFYTHFTSPIRRYPDLIVHRLLKNYIKNKLNKFNQASLENSLDNSSEHLSMTERRSEDAEREVEDLMKCKYMRRFIGDEFEGNISSITDFGIFVELDNTVEGLFMYKFSDDHFEYIEDSLKAFNTGNKKFYSIGDRVKIEVRNVDIYQKNIDFDLLEEDETVSK, from the coding sequence ATGAATTTAAGAGACCTTATTTTAAATATAGTTTATGATGAAGATTACAATCCAATTACAATACAAGAATTGGCCGCCTATATGAAGGCAGACAAGTACACCAAAGGTGTTGTTTATGATGAAGTAAAAAAACTTGAAAAAGATAATAAAATTCATATCAGCCATAAAAAGAGAATTCTGCCTATAAGTGATGAAGAACTATCATTAATAGGAACAATTTCTCTTGCTCAAGGAGGCTATGGATTTTTCATATCCGAAAATAAAGATATGAATGATGTGTTTATATCAAAAGACAATCTAGGGGATGCCTTTGATGGTGATAAAGTCAAAATTGAAATAACAAAAGAAGCCTCCAAGGGCAAAAATGCCGAAGGCCGAGTTATTGATATAATCGAACGAGGAAAAACTAAGATTGTAGGTACATTTCAGGAATCCAAAGGCTTTGGCTTTGTAGTAGCTGATAACAAGTCTATAGGCAAAGATATCTATATAGAAAAGAAATATACTAAAAATGCTAAAAATAAAGATAAGGTTATAGCTGAAATTATAAATTTCCCTAAAAAAGGTAATCCCGAGGGTAGAATAGTTGAAATCATAGGTCATAAAAATGACAAAAATGTCGACATTTATTCTATAGTAGCTCAACATGGGATCCCATATCAATTTTCAAAAGATGCAAAGAAAGAAGTTTTATACGTAGATACTGAAGTTAAAGAAGAAGATACTAGAGCTAGAGAAGACTTTAGAGATCTTTTTACAGTTACCATTGACGGCAGAGATTCCAAAGACTTTGATGATGCGATTTCCATAGAAAAAAACGGTGATAAGTACGACCTATATGTTCATATAGCTGATGTTGCTCACTATGTAAAAAGAGGAACTGCTATAGATAGAGATGCCTATGATAGGGGAAACTCTACTTACCTATATAATGTCGTAATACCAATGCTTCCAGTTGAACTATCAAATGGTATATGTTCTCTAAATCCAAATGTAGATAGGCTAAGCATAAGTCTTAAGATGACCATAGATGGTAAAGGCAATGTAATTGCAAATGACTTTTACGAATCTGTAATAAATTCTGATTATAGATTAGTTTATGATGACGTCAATGCATTTTTGGATGATGGCGATGATGAAATATACGATGATGATTATCTTAAGGAGAAGTTATCACTATTTGATGAACTTCACAAAATTTTAAGACAAAAAAGAGAAGATAGGGGAGCAATAGATTTTAACTTTAGAGAAAGTCAGATTGATACAACGGATGATGGTAAAGTTTTAAATATCTCTGTCCATGAGCGTGGCACAGGTAACAAAATGATAGAAGAGTTTATGCTAGTTGCCAATGAAACAGTTGCAACTCTATTTGGCTACATGGATTTTCCATTTATTTATAGAGTTCACGAAAAACCTTCAGAGGAAAAATTGGACAATTTCAAGCGTGCTCTAAATACAATGGGCTACAATATCAGAGGAAGTGAACTTCACCCAAAAGATTTTCAAAAAATACTAGAAGATGTTAAGGGTGAAGATGAAGAGAGTATCATAAATCTTTTAATGCTTAGGACTATGCAAAAGGCTAAATATAGCAAGAAAAGAGATATACACTTTGGCCTTTCCACTGAGTTTTATACACACTTCACAAGCCCAATCCGTAGATATCCAGATTTGATTGTCCATAGACTATTAAAAAATTATATAAAAAACAAATTAAACAAATTTAACCAAGCAAGCTTAGAAAATAGCCTAGATAATTCCAGCGAGCACTTATCAATGACCGAACGTAGAAGCGAAGATGCTGAACGCGAGGTAGAAGATTTGATGAAGTGCAAGTATATGAGAAGATTTATAGGCGATGAATTTGAAGGAAACATCAGTTCTATCACAGATTTTGGGATTTTCGTAGAGCTTGATAATACGGTAGAGGGCTTGTTTATGTATAAGTTCTCGGATGACCACTTTGAATACATTGAAGATAGTTTAAAAGCATTTAATACAGGAAATAAGAAATTCTATTCCATAGGGGATAGGGTCAAGATAGAAGTAAGAAATGTAGATATTTATCAAAAAAATATCGACTTTGATTTATTGGAGGAAGATGAAACAGTTAGCAAATAA
- the smpB gene encoding SsrA-binding protein SmpB: protein MKQLANNKKAFHDYFIEKKYEAGIELKGDEVKSIKQGKVSIKESFIGDKNGEIYIYGMHVTPFSEAYDKKIDPTRTRKLLLHKKEISTLIGKKSQAGFTIVPLSIYEKNGLVKIEIALAKGKKLYDKRESLKKKDDKRRIERALKNY, encoded by the coding sequence ATGAAACAGTTAGCAAATAATAAAAAGGCCTTTCATGATTATTTTATAGAAAAAAAATATGAAGCAGGTATTGAACTTAAGGGTGATGAAGTAAAAAGCATTAAACAAGGCAAGGTGAGTATCAAGGAAAGCTTTATTGGAGATAAAAATGGAGAGATTTATATATACGGCATGCATGTAACACCATTTAGCGAAGCCTATGATAAAAAAATCGATCCTACTAGGACTAGGAAGCTATTGCTCCACAAAAAAGAAATAAGTACTCTAATTGGCAAGAAAAGTCAGGCTGGTTTTACAATAGTGCCTCTTTCTATTTATGAGAAAAATGGCCTAGTAAAAATAGAAATTGCCCTAGCTAAGGGTAAAAAACTATACGATAAACGTGAAAGTTTAAAGAAAAAAGACGACAAAAGAAGGATAGAGAGAGCCTTAAAAAACTATTAA
- a CDS encoding uracil-xanthine permease family protein, producing the protein MNNTYNNLFKFEADVPNKESLPLALQHVIAMIAGCIAPPIIFAGVIGLSPEDSTILVQMSLIGSALTTLLMLYPIGKIGSRLPMIYGVSFSYIPTMLALGSQYQDLGPRNIVAIILGAQLIAALVSILFGYGLKYILPYFPPLVSGTVVLCIGLSLYPVAIQNMGGGGDLTMAGWGAWQYWLVAIITLVANIGFTHFGKGFSKLASVLLAMIVGYIVSFFFNMVDLSSVGTAPMFSLTKPFHFGIRFNGSAIVSFVIIFIVTAIEGIGDMSSTTIGGMDRVPTDQELRGGIIGFGVANVIGTIIGTLPTATFSQNAGIVSINKVINKKVFTQAAIIILVAGLFPKLSAFLTSIPAPVIGGATLSIFAAITMNGIRMIANQPLTLRNTSIVGVSVAIGFGFTTVVTAANAAGVSFMPNSLEVAIGASPVVLSAISAVLMNIIIPEKEEDKKTSDSLIG; encoded by the coding sequence ATGAATAATACGTATAACAATTTATTTAAATTTGAAGCTGATGTTCCTAATAAAGAATCCTTGCCCCTAGCCTTACAGCACGTTATAGCAATGATTGCAGGCTGTATAGCACCACCAATAATATTTGCTGGTGTTATAGGTTTATCTCCAGAGGATTCAACTATTTTAGTTCAAATGTCACTAATAGGATCAGCTCTTACTACACTATTGATGTTATATCCAATTGGGAAAATTGGATCAAGGTTGCCTATGATATATGGTGTTAGTTTCTCATACATACCTACAATGCTTGCTCTGGGAAGCCAATATCAAGATTTGGGTCCCCGAAATATAGTAGCTATTATCTTGGGTGCTCAACTAATAGCTGCCCTAGTCTCAATTTTATTTGGTTATGGACTAAAATACATACTTCCATATTTTCCACCTTTAGTATCAGGAACTGTAGTTTTGTGTATAGGTTTATCCTTGTATCCTGTAGCTATCCAAAACATGGGCGGAGGTGGAGACCTAACCATGGCCGGATGGGGTGCTTGGCAATATTGGTTAGTTGCTATAATAACACTAGTAGCAAATATAGGATTTACACATTTTGGTAAAGGATTTTCAAAACTAGCCTCAGTATTACTTGCAATGATAGTAGGTTACATAGTGTCATTTTTCTTTAATATGGTTGACTTATCTTCTGTGGGTACTGCACCAATGTTTTCACTTACCAAACCATTTCATTTTGGTATCAGATTTAACGGATCTGCTATTGTTTCTTTTGTAATTATTTTTATAGTAACAGCTATAGAAGGTATTGGTGATATGAGTTCAACAACAATTGGTGGCATGGATAGGGTTCCTACAGATCAAGAGCTTCGTGGTGGAATAATTGGTTTTGGAGTTGCCAATGTAATTGGTACGATTATTGGAACATTACCTACTGCAACTTTCTCACAAAATGCAGGGATTGTTTCAATCAACAAAGTAATAAACAAAAAAGTTTTTACCCAAGCTGCAATAATAATTCTTGTAGCAGGACTTTTTCCAAAACTTTCAGCATTTTTAACATCTATTCCAGCCCCTGTAATAGGAGGAGCAACTCTATCAATATTTGCTGCGATTACTATGAATGGTATACGTATGATTGCAAATCAACCCCTAACACTTAGAAACACTTCTATAGTTGGTGTATCTGTAGCCATAGGTTTTGGATTTACAACAGTAGTTACAGCGGCAAATGCGGCTGGTGTTTCATTTATGCCAAATAGCCTAGAAGTTGCTATAGGTGCATCTCCAGTAGTATTATCCGCTATTTCTGCAGTATTAATGAATATCATAATTCCAGAAAAAGAAGAGGATAAAAAAACAAGTGATAGTTTAATTGGATAA